In Neomonachus schauinslandi chromosome 8, ASM220157v2, whole genome shotgun sequence, the genomic stretch GGTTTTGCTGCGCTGTGGTTTATTGGAACATGGAATCACTCAATCTCTTTTAAAAGTAGCTAACGATAACTCGGAGTGAGAATGGACGGGCAAGAGACTCGGTGAGGAAGGAAGTCGTTTGAAAGCAAGTAAACTTCGTGGCACATAAAGGCAGGAAAGCAGATTTGGGGAAATCACTCTCCTGGTTGCCTTCGAGTAGACTAGTCCCGTCCTTACCCACCGTCAAAGAGACGTgagcagaaaaagaggaagaggagtaaacacacacacagcgaTGCCCATCCTACAAATCACTCTTGGAGACGAAAAGCCAGGCTGGTACTGGAAAGGACTTTCGTGGCTGTGACCGCAACCCCGCTAGCGGACTACACTACCCTCCACTGCGGTACTCGAGATCCTCATTCAGTGCTTGGCAAATAAATCCTCGAGATCAGAAAACCGAGTGGCAACCTTCAgcatccccctccctgcccaacaCACCGCCCTAGCACATTCAAGGAGGCGTTTCCGACCCAGCTTCTAAACGAGCCGGGGAATCTCTGGGACCCACTCGGATCACTTCCCGCTCCGCCCCCTTCCGGCCTCCGCGAATAATAAGGCGTTTAAATGCTTGCCACAAAATTCCCACCGAGGCTTTCGGGAGGCCTTTTAAAACTGGCGCGTGCGCCGGGCTGGTCACGGTCAGTTCTCGCCGGATTCCAAACTCCGCGCGGTGTCGCGAGATTCGCCATCAGAAACTTCCGGCTCTGGTCGTGCTCGGGGGTTGCCATTCAGCTATGCGGTCCCAGCTTCTTCGGAGTGCTGCTCGGTGTTTGTGGGCCCGCCAGGTTGTCATCCCGGCCCGCCGGCACCTAAACTGCGGAAGCCTGCCGCTGGAGGAGTTGTTCGCTCGCGGCGGGCCCTTGCGGACCTTCTTGGAGCGTCAGGCAGGATCTGAAGCCCAGTTGCAGGTCAGGGGGTCTGAGCTGCTGGCGGCGGCCAAACTGCTGAGCGAAAAGGAGCAGGAGCTGCAGGAGACCGAGCACTTGCTATACGGTGAGGGCCGGGCCCAGGGGAACGGGATTCAAAGCCGATTCTTGATTCTTCGTTTGCTTTTCCCACTATGCCCCTGGTCAGGTGTTCACACCTCCCCGAGTTAGAAGTTCTTTACTCAGTTGCAACCCTTTTTGGTTTAAATCAGAGGTCAAGGCATCGTTGTGTGCATTCTCATCCCATCTTTTCCTGTTTGAGCCCTTATAGTCCCTTGACACAATGCTCCGCCCCCTTTTACAGAATTTAAGTTTATTGATTGCCTGCCGTCTGGCAGATCTTTAGCTCACCAAGGACAAGTAAGGGACTGTCTCTGTTACGGGCTtgagagcagtgtttctcaaagagtGGTAAAGAGACCACCTGCGATAGTGCCAAGAGAGGTGCATAGCCAGACCTTGGACTCAGAATCCGAGACCTAGAAATTGGCGTTTTTAACAAGTTTCCTCAGTGATTTGGTGTGCATTCAAACATGGATGGGTCCTAAGTTTCTGCATTTCTACACCTCCCTTTGGCTAGCATGGCTCTAGAGAGGGTCACAGTGTATTCAGGGAGAGAAAATTAATACCACAGATGAAACGTGAGAACAGATACCTGAAAAGACACCTAGGGAAAGCAAGGAGAACTTGTTGGGAAGGCCTTGTGCAGGGATAAAGGTCCACCCTTAGAGGATACTAAGAATAGTTTAACCTTTACTGATCAAATTTTACCATACTCTATTATTCAGGCTCAGttttcttaaactatttttatgtattaactcATCCAGTTCACATACCAaactatgaagtaggtactattagcCTCACGCACCAGAAGAGGAACATGAGGCATAGATGTAAAATAACTGCTCAGGCTAAACAGCTTCTAAGGAATGGAGTTTGGATTGGACTGACTCCAAATCTTATGCTTTCAATCACTGTACTCTTTGTTAACCAAGGAAGGGGAAAGATTATGGAGAGTGGCAGGTTGAAACACTTTATAAGGGTGAGGGTGTGAAATACTAATCTAAAAAGGTTGATTTTATCCTGTTGGCAGAAGGGAGCCAGTGGAAGCTTTTAGATTGAGGGAGTGAATGTTAGAAATGGCTTTCTTGCTTAGAAAGCTTGATCTGAGGTAGTTTCAAAGGCAACCTAGAACGAGATTGCAGATGCCATGGAAAACAGAAGACTAATGCAATAGTCTAAGTGAGAGGTAAGGAGCATCTAAATTAAGTGATTTAAGATAAAAAGTAGATGCCCCAAAGTGGAAAAAAGAATTAACTGTATTGGGAAAAATACTTTTGGGGGAAAATTAAATTGGTTTCATAGCTTAAACCAAGCTTAAAAATCAAGTGGATTTaaggtttaaatattttaaaaatcaagctatAGAGAAACAGAATGTTAGAAAATTGTTACTGGCAGAACACAACTCACCTTTATATAACGATAGAAAATAGCATTCAGCAATTCCTGAATTACTTTGTCAGACACCTCTAATTACCAAAAAAATAGGGAACTACTTTTTAGTTTACAGCCTAGTGAAGAAGAGCAAtgtttaagaagtaaaaatataagtGGATAAGTGCTTGTTTTAATTTCTGCAATAAGGAGCAATGTTAGAAAAAGCAAAAGGTGGCATTTAAATGGATCTTGAAGGGAATACAGGAGGTTGCCAGACAGTGCAAGAGAAGGAGACTGAAGGCAGAGGTGACCTGCAAGAAGAAAGTACCAAACTGGAAGATTAGAGTATAGCAGGAGCACAGAGTAGGTGTGGGTGTCAATAATGTAATAGAAACTTAAAACCAGAAAGACAGTTAACTAAGAACCCTTCCTGACAAAGAATCTGGATTTGTTCTTACAGACTGTGGGAAGTTAGCACATgtttttaagcagagaagtgacatctttttaaagaaggatTAATGTTGGCCTCAGTGTTGAAGATGGATTGGGAGTATTTTCCAGGGACCCCAGTGGCTGACAGGCCAGTGAGGAGGCTGTTAAAACAGTCCAAGGAAGAGGTGGTGGTAAGCAGGGACCTCACCAACAAGACATTCTAACAATAGTCTGCATTTGGCGGCTTATGTCCTGGGAAGGGTGAAGAGCCAGAATTCTAAGAAAAATCTTAAGCTTCTGGGTTCAGAACATGAGTGGTACTGTAAGATGAGAATATAAAAGTTGGGTAAATTTTAGGAGAAAGATGTTTTGTGCTGAACGGGCAGCCATATTTAGCTAGGAGTACCTGTAAGGACATTCAGATAAAGAAATTCAGATAAAGATCATGGTCTAGGAGAAAAAACTACTGGCATAGGCGAAAAACTGAGCCTGAATAATCATATGAGAACTCTCAGCATATACCTGATAAGGTAAAGCTTGGAAGCAGATGAGAGTACTCAGGAAGAATTTGTAGAGGATACAAATAAGACACTAACAAAGACAGAAATACATAGTATTTGAGGAGCAGGCAGAGGACGAAGTTATAAAAGATCAAGAAAGAACAAGCAGAACTTTGGGACCTTGAACAAGATAAATGAAGGTATAAAAACCAACTAAAATTTCAAGTTAGGGATTGTTGATACCTGACTTAAAAAGGGCTCACCTTTTCAGCTCACACTGAAATAAGCCTTTAGATTTGGCAATTTTGTCATGggtgattttaataaaaatggtattaTTGATATGATTATGAAATCCAGTGTAAGAACTTGAGAAGTAAATGAGAAttaacaagagaaataataaacatggcATTTAATCTCCTGAAGTTTGGATAGGAAAAGAGGGGGTGACAACAAGTCGGTCCTTGAAAGGTTGAAGAGAAAAAGACCCTTTTACCTGTGATAGGTGCCCAGTAAACACGTTGATTAATAATACTGAATGAGAAAGAACTAGTGTATTTCCATTGCCTAGAAATAACTACTCAGTTTAAACCCTCTAGAGCCAGCAGCCATATATGGCTGACGAGCACCTATGATGTagctagtctgaattgagatgtacTGTAAGGATAAAATAACACAACAGATTTCAGAGAcctaatataaaaacataatttttaacatttttaaagtacatgttgaaatgataatggTTTGGGTATACTGGCTtaacaaataaaatgtagtattaaaattaaattacttcTAGACTTTAATTCCAATCTGCTTAGCCTTACAGAAGAACTGCACTTCAGAACTGAAAGGCACCTTAGAGGTCATCCAGCCCAGctccttcatttttctcaagATAATGGAGACTCAGAGAAATTGTCATTGTTGGCCTAAGAGAACCTTAGTGGTTGAACTAGGACtagaattcatttttcctttttctgtttcaaccCATTTGCCATTTCACCAAATTTCTTCCATGCCAGATTCTTGCCAGAATAATTTCCTGCCTTTCCACCAACACTTCCCATCATTGCTTATCTCACGGTTTGTGTTGTTACCTCTCCTTGAGTTAAtgcttctttccattttctgccCATccccaaaataaacacaaaaacaatcTTCTAGTGTGCtaccattttaatatttaatcacCTAGTGTTTTAGGttgttattctttgtttttctcccctagaaaattataaagaaactaaaattatCTAAAACCCTGCCTTGAGAGCAGGTCTTACATATTATCATCTCTAATTCCCAGCATAGTTGGATCTTCATAAATGAACAAACATACAAACTGATACTTTGGAACAGTCCGATCTTTCACCAAAGTGAGCTGCTCAAAGAGAGCTATGTGTAAGAgctaaaaaaatttctcttctctcctttctctaggTTGCATGTTGTCCATAGGATAGAGGGATGAGAAGGTATATTTtgtaagataaaaatgaaaactcaaaagaTGAAGTAAAAGTAAAGCGAGTTGCGGGGGGAAGTACTTCATGTAAACATTCTGTGAACATGAGGCAGGATCTAAATACTtggtggatatttattttatattaatgaaatgCTTGTTAAAGAGACAATaaataactttctattttttaattccattgtggtttaACTGATGGAACCTTCAATTCCCCTTCTGGTTTAACTACTCATTGTATTTGTTAGTACTCTAAGTTGGAAAACTAAAAGCCTATTTTTTAATACGAATATTTCATGGAGGTAGAATTATAGAATAGTTTaatagcttctttatttttttgtagattctttttattttccttatacttCTGTCAtcaggaaaaatgttttttgttttaagttaataaaataaaataaataaaaactaatgcaTAAAATGCCACTTTTAATTAATGGCAGTTATTAAAGGacaagaaagacattttatttttcccttcagctacaataataataaaataatgactttgaatTCTGTTGGCAGTTTGACATTAAGGAAAACTTAACCTACTGCTTTATTTTCGCAGATGAAAATGAAGACTTAAGGAAACTTGCAGAGAATGAAATAAGCTCATGTCAAAAAGAAATCACTCAGCTGAAGCATCAGGTATGGAATCTGCAAAGAATAAAGCATTTGTGCTATTACTTCTAATGAATTTTATTAGAAGTTTATAAAAACAACTCAAGAACTAAGTAGCTTGTTATTATTTAGAATTATAAACctttttaaagcaggaaaaagcATACTCCATGTGGTCCTATTTTTATCATACCAAAAGGATTGGAGAGCCATGGAAAAAAAGGTGACTGTTAACGTTGATAGGATTTTTtggaaaagtaatgaaataaatatcaGTATTATATCTGCCCCCTCTTTAGGTTATTTAAgagaggtgagggtgggggtaggCAATGGGTAGAAGAGGTTATGGAGGAGTGGTAGATAGTGAGCTCCTTGGCAGCAGGAATATTTCTTTACGTTTGTGTCTCTGGCACTATTAGAGTGCCAGGCCTAGAGTGGGCCCTTGGGCTTTTAGAACTGAATTGTGGTGCTTTGGTTTTATATCTAGGAGAATCCATAGGCATTAGGTGAATAGTAATCATTATATTAAATAAGAACCACTCTTTGCTCATTCTGGAAACCAGAGCTTAAAGATTTACAGTAGTTATCTCTGAGGATATAAGTAAAAGGACATGGCGAGGTGAGGAAGGAGCCCAGAAAAGGGGGAGCTTAATTTAAAGATTCTGTCTTTAATCAAATAATGGACTCATCAAAAGTAGTGTCCTTACCACCCATTCCAGAGGGAAAGTTCCACTATGAAGTGAAAAGTCTCATGTAACTTGCCTTCTAcccattttctaattttgtgaaataaaaggACATATGTTCTCTTCCAAATTAAAGAAGCTTAAGAAGATACaatgtgagggttttttttttcttttctgctgtaGTAAGCTATAGATTTCAGAAGGATAGAGTTAGAATCTTCTTTTGCATTCTACACAATATAGTGTCCTACTCACAACAAACTCTTAATTAACTGAACAGAGAACTGACATAAAATTATACATGaacatcaaaaagaaacaaaacaatgcaaTGCAATATAAGCTTCAGCTGGGCCTTACAGCATTTATAATATAGTTGTTACACTAATATTTTATAGAAGTTATGCATTACTAGATGGTTCTCATTGGCAAGATAGTTGAAGAGCAATCAGCAATACTGTTTGCTTAGAgaaactttaatatttaaaatcctGCATCTAAtaatttagctttattttttgttaagttttaaataattccTAATTATAGGAGGggtgatatttttgtatttacagATTATTTTACTTTTGGTTCCCTcagaagaaacagatgaaaatgatTTGATCTTGGAGGTAACTGCAGGAGTTGGGGGTCAGGAGGCAATGTTGTTTACTTCAGAGATGTTTGATATGTATCAGCAATATGCTGCATTTAAAAGATGGCATTTTGAAACCCTGGAATATTTTccaagtgaaataggtcagtaaACTGTTTAAGTCGTTTTGGGAAGAGTACAGATTTAGTTTATCTACATGTGTACTAGGATAAGGGTTGGAAAGACTACGGCTAAGCTTTAGAATTTATTGATAAGGAAGCTTACCTGATTTTATGCTCATCATTCACTTAATAATTTTGAATACAAATATGCCAATTTTGAAGTGGTCTATAAGATGTTAGTCATTCACTACTCACCATTAAATGATTAATGGTCTTTTAAAAGGGGCCTTTTAGACATGTTATTCAATCAATTCATTAATACCATAAATGCTTTATGTTTAGTGGTTATTAGCAATAAaggtattaaatattaaaacactgAATATCATGGACTTGCTAAGGTTTTTCAGTGTGTTTTACATTCTGTATGCTTCTGTTGTTTTGTAGCTCTTTTCAGTGTAATTTCAAGATGGTGGAAGTGATGGTCAGTTGTTTATAAATCACAAGAATAATAATTCTGTTTTCCCAATGTTTTCAAGGTGGCCTTAGACATGCATCTGCCAGCATTGGGGGTTTAGAAGCCTATAAGCACATGAAATTTGAAGGTGGTGTGCACAGAGTACAAAGAGTGCCAAAGACAGAGAAGCAAGGCCGCATCCATACCAGCACCATGACTGTAGCAATATTACCCCAACCAACCGAGGTAAGGCATCACAGTCTCGCCTTGGAATCCTGGGCCCAGCACTGCCCCCATAGTAACAACTCATTTTACTAAACTGATATTCAGTACTAAATTCCTTTTCTTATCATTTGGCCTTCATCacatattttgggttttttggagAATCTCTTACCTCGGTCCAAAAAGTGTGATTTCACAACAGATGGTAACAATTTATAAAGATGTATAAAGGACCTAATGTTGCactgtttattaatttttctccacCACTAAGCTTAAAGTAGTTATTCTGAGATCATCTCTATAGAAGAAACATTAGTCTACTTTAAATAGGGTTTACTGATTACTTTCATAACGATTTTTGCTTTGTCTGACTTTCCCAGTGTTAATAGTAAGAGTCGTGTTTTAACAACGGTAACTACTTAACAGAATTGCTGCTTCATAACCCAATCAcactaaaatggaaatatattgttACAGTGCTCATAATGAATACGCTTCATTCTCACAAGCAAATTCTCAGtttatgtatttgtaaaaaaaaaaaaaaaaaaaagttgttttgctTCCATCCCTTCTGCTGAAAGTGGTAAGAAATATATGACTTGTTTTTCCAGGATGAACTATGAATGACTGGTGGAAAAGGAAGTTTAATTGAGGGTTtctattaatttgggggaaaggtGCTCTTTGACTCTAAGTTCCTTTCTTTAGATCTAATTTTTGTGTAAATCCTAGATGTGGCACAGAACAGTTAAGGAAGAGCATGCAGTAGAATACATGGCAGGAGCCACATCTAGATCCTAGTCATTTTGGTTTAAGCATGTTGGAGATGGAAGTGGTTTACAGGAGAAGATGGGCTGAAGTCCATATTTAATGGTTCTAGCAACCGTACAAAGGAGCCACGGAGGGAGACACTGAGGGCCTATGAATGGTAGGAGGCCTGCTGCCAGGGTTGTGGACATGTCACAGAGGGTCCACAGCCGTTCATGAAACAGAGCTTTTTAAATCTAGTGCTCCAGACGTAACACGAGCATTACATTGATGTTGGATCCCAGTGTATGTATGACTTCTTGGCTTTGCCCTGTGCTGTTCTCATgtgcctctcccctgcctccaaaTATGTTTAAGTcctcctttatttaaaattaaacaaaataagccTTCCCATTGTTCTTAAACTAGCATTGTTTTTTTCCCGTGTTGTCTTTTTAAACTCAGAAATAATCCACAGAAGCTCACATTAGTTCCTGTATTCCCATTTCTAATATTAACTAAGTTCTTCTGTTCATGTGGTAAGGAGAGGGTAATTTTACAGAGAAGTCTAGTTTTTGAGGATTTGGagggcttgtttttgttttgtattatattttgatCCACCACTCTTCTAAAAAATAGACGTTTTAAAAATGGTATTCCAACTActttatgttcttaaaattaaaaccaccTTAATCTTCTATTAATTCTATACAtgacatgtatttatatttataaatggatAGTTCTTGCCTTTGAACAGTTCATATACATGTGATATTTTTAAGTCCCAGTATTTCCTCTTGTGTATAGATTAATCTGGTGATTAACCCAAAAGATTTGCGAATTGATACTAAGCGAGCCAGTGGAGCTGGAGGACAGCATGTAAATACCACGGACAGTGCTGTCCGGATAGTTCATCTTCCAACAGGTATGTACTTATCCCTTCAGCATAAAactttgaagaaagaaatcaaattctGAATAACCTGACTAATTCTCCACTGTAATAGATCCTTAATTACCAGaatatatactattattatagtatatattattattaaatacttCATTTAGAATCCTTAGATGAAACTCTGCAGGATAATTGCAAAGCCAGGAAGACGGAGGGATCTAAGCCCAGAGAATTTCCATACTGGTGACCATAAAGAAAAGGTGTGGAGAGTGCTTCCAGGTAGCTTCCTGAAGCTTATACTTAGTAAATATcactattaaaagaaaatccggggcacctggctggcttagtcaggtacaacatgtgacttttgatctcagagctgtgagttcaagccccacgttggtgtggagcctacctaaaataaaaaaatataggggcacctaggtggcttgtactctccctctctctctggcaaataaaatctttaaaaaaaatttttaaaatttaataaaataaataaataaaagaaaatcctcaGAATGAAGTCATTATCATAGGTTCTTCTTTATCAGAAAGTGCTCTAAATCACTATTTCTGAGCCTTCTTTGAAGGGAGGAGACATAGACTCCCTTGAGAAAGTGAAAGTTTGGACTCGCTACCTAGAAACATGCTCACCTGCAAAATTCTGTACTTAACTTCCAGGCCTGCTTCTCCATGAAGTCCACCCACAAACCTCCAGCAGTTCTGACTGTAGATAGGCAGTGGAGCTATatctaaatatttcttaagtcTTCCGTCTACTATCAGGGAGCACTAAATGTGCTTTACAGTCATTACTGCAGTGATTTACATGGGATAAAGCATATGGATAGCAAACCTCTGTTACCTAGAAAGAATACAGGAATCTCTTGCTGTGACCAGTCTCAAAGAGGCTTAATTCCCATGGATCAGCAGTGGTTTATAGGAACAGACtgataggtttttgttttttaaaatatgaggaaaTCCTCGAGTTAAACTTTATGATGTCTATGTAATACATAGTATGTAAacaggaataggaaaaaaatggatgaaaatcctcataaaaatatgaatagtgACTATCTCTAGTAGTAggattaactttatttttgttcagtgatgagtaattattactttaaaaaaattatggtggCTAGCTAAGGGTATGGGAAAACAATCCATATTAAATGATTAGTGCTTATTGTTCAGTATGTCTGCCTccaatatgaatatattttcagttttctaagaACCCTATAAAAGTCATTTGTTAatagtcttccttttttattagagttctgttttttctccttataagggtagaagaaaaagaaggaaaaagagtatTCCTTGATAATAAATGAAGATTTTCCTATTAAAACTCTTTAATAATTCTCATAACACTATTCAGGTGTTGTTTCTGAATGCCAACAAGAGAGATCTCAACTGAAAAACAGAGAGATGGCTATGAAGAAGCTACGTGCAAAACTGTACAGCATGTATCTGGAAGAAGAAACAAGTAAAAGATACAG encodes the following:
- the MTRF1L gene encoding peptide chain release factor 1-like, mitochondrial isoform X1; this translates as MRSQLLRSAARCLWARQVVIPARRHLNCGSLPLEELFARGGPLRTFLERQAGSEAQLQVRGSELLAAAKLLSEKEQELQETEHLLYDENEDLRKLAENEISSCQKEITQLKHQIILLLVPSEETDENDLILEVTAGVGGQEAMLFTSEMFDMYQQYAAFKRWHFETLEYFPSEIGGLRHASASIGGLEAYKHMKFEGGVHRVQRVPKTEKQGRIHTSTMTVAILPQPTEINLVINPKDLRIDTKRASGAGGQHVNTTDSAVRIVHLPTGVVSECQQERSQLKNREMAMKKLRAKLYSMYLEEETSKRYSARKIQVGTKGRSEKIRTYNFPQNRVTDHRINKSLHDLETFMQGEFLLDELVQSLKDYADYESLVEIISKKA
- the MTRF1L gene encoding peptide chain release factor 1-like, mitochondrial isoform X3, with the translated sequence MSKRNHSAEASEETDENDLILEVTAGVGGQEAMLFTSEMFDMYQQYAAFKRWHFETLEYFPSEIGGLRHASASIGGLEAYKHMKFEGGVHRVQRVPKTEKQGRIHTSTMTVAILPQPTEINLVINPKDLRIDTKRASGAGGQHVNTTDSAVRIVHLPTGVVSECQQERSQLKNREMAMKKLRAKLYSMYLEEETSKRYSARKIQVGTKGRSEKIRTYNFPQNRVTDHRINKSLHDLETFMQGEFLLDELVQSLKDYADYESLVEIISKKA
- the MTRF1L gene encoding peptide chain release factor 1-like, mitochondrial isoform X2 yields the protein MRSQLLRSAARCLWARQVVIPARRHLNCGSLPLEELFARGGPLRTFLERQAGSEAQLQVRGSELLAAAKLLSEKEQELQETEHLLYDENEDLRKLAENEISSCQKEITQLKHQIILLLVPSEETDENDLILEVTAGVGGGLRHASASIGGLEAYKHMKFEGGVHRVQRVPKTEKQGRIHTSTMTVAILPQPTEINLVINPKDLRIDTKRASGAGGQHVNTTDSAVRIVHLPTGVVSECQQERSQLKNREMAMKKLRAKLYSMYLEEETSKRYSARKIQVGTKGRSEKIRTYNFPQNRVTDHRINKSLHDLETFMQGEFLLDELVQSLKDYADYESLVEIISKKA
- the MTRF1L gene encoding peptide chain release factor 1-like, mitochondrial isoform X5, with amino-acid sequence MRSQLLRSAARCLWARQVVIPARRHLNCGSLPLEELFARGGPLRTFLERQAGSEAQLQVRGSELLAAAKLLSEKEQELQETEHLLYDENEDLRKLAENEISSCQKEITQLKHQKKQMKMI
- the MTRF1L gene encoding peptide chain release factor 1-like, mitochondrial isoform X4 encodes the protein MRSQLLRSAARCLWARQVVIPARRHLNCGSLPLEELFARGGPLRTFLERQAGSEAQLQVRGSELLAAAKLLSEKEQELQETEHLLYDENEDLRKLAENEISSCQKEITQLKHQIILLLVPSEETDENDLILEVALDMHLPALGV